The genomic segment CTCCCCCCTGCCCATACTCGCCATCGTCGGTGTCACCGGATCGGGGAAAAACCACCTCGCTCAGGAAGTGGCGCGACAAACCGGCGCGAGTCTCATCTCGGTGGATTCGCGCAAGGTCTACCGCGGGCTGGACATCGGCACCGCGAAACCGTCGCCGGAGACCATCCGCGAATTCGAGTATGGCATGATCGACTGCGCCGATCCGCGCGAGTACTTCTCGGCCGGACGATACTGCCGGGAAGCGCGCGCGTTGGCGGCAAAACGGCTGGCCTCCGGGCGCCCGGTGATCATGGTGGGCGGGACCGGATTCTACCTCGAAGCATTCATGACCGGGCTGGCCGATCTGCCCGAGATCAGCCCGGCCACGCGACGGCGGCTGCGCGAGGCGTCGCAGCAACACGGCTGGGCGGCGCTGGCGGAAGAGGCGCGCCGCCTCGATCCGGAGTTCATGGCCACGGTCCATCCCGGCGACAAGACGCGGGTGCGTCGGGTGCTGGAGGTTGGGTGGGAGACCGGCCAGCGGTTGAGTGCGCTTCTGCGCGAACGCGAGATGAGCCCCGCTCCCTGGCCGGTGCTGGTGGTCTGGCCGAGGATTGATCGTGAATCGGCTTATGCCCGAATCGCGGAGCGAGTGTACAAGATGCGAGCCGCCGGGCTGACCGCCGAGGTTCGGCGGCTTCTGGAATCCGGTATCCCGCCGGAGGCGCCGGGGATGGCGACGGTCGGATACCGGGAAATTGTGGACTTTCTGGACGGCAAGACTGACGAAGCGGAGGCCTACGAACTCATCATCCGAAATACCAGACGATATGCCAAGCGACAGGAGACCTGGTTTGGCAACCGAGGCAATGCCATCATCCTCGATGGCCATGATATTGATCCAGAACGAGTTATAAGCATGTGGCGGCACCGGGGATAGAGGCAGCCGGGGCTGTCCGCGTGCCCGCTCACCGCAAGACTCTATCTGGCAACATATTGGGCATTCCCGGCCAAATCGAACTTTGGCGGGCATGGGGCAGAAAAATCCTTGACACCCCTTGGGATTGTCTTTAATACCAGCGGGTTACGTGGTTTGGGGCGGGGGCGGACTCCGACT from the bacterium genome contains:
- the miaA gene encoding tRNA (adenosine(37)-N6)-dimethylallyltransferase MiaA — translated: MGDYRNAMPSPLPILAIVGVTGSGKNHLAQEVARQTGASLISVDSRKVYRGLDIGTAKPSPETIREFEYGMIDCADPREYFSAGRYCREARALAAKRLASGRPVIMVGGTGFYLEAFMTGLADLPEISPATRRRLREASQQHGWAALAEEARRLDPEFMATVHPGDKTRVRRVLEVGWETGQRLSALLREREMSPAPWPVLVVWPRIDRESAYARIAERVYKMRAAGLTAEVRRLLESGIPPEAPGMATVGYREIVDFLDGKTDEAEAYELIIRNTRRYAKRQETWFGNRGNAIILDGHDIDPERVISMWRHRG